The genomic region CTGACCGATCTCTTCGATAATTCCGGTGAACATTATTTTTTCTCCGCCAATCCGCCGAGTATACCGTTCACAAATTTAGCGGATTCTGCTGTGGAAAATTTTTTGGCCAGCTCCACAGCTTCATCGATCGCCACGCTGGGCGGCGTGCGCAGAAACCTGATCTCGTACACGGCCAGACGCAAAATCGCTCTGTCCACGCTGGTAATTCTGGCCAGTGACCAGCCGATCGATTTTTCCACAATATATTTATCCAGCTCAGCCAAATGTTCGCGCGCGCCGGACGCCAGCTCACCGGCAAATCGCACGGTTTCCGGTATCAACCGCTCACGCCGCGCGGACTGCTCCAGCAAAAAATCCAGATCGTTTTGTCCGGCGTCCAGCTGAAATAAAACCTGCATGGCCAGCCGCCGCGCGGTGCTGCGTTTACCCATGAAAAATCCTTTTTTCCAGAAAATCGGTCTGCACATCGCCACGGATAAAATATTCATTGCTCAAAACTTTTTTGTGAAATGGTATCACCGTCTTAACGCCAGTAAAAACAAATTCGCCCAGCGCGCGCTGCGCCCGTTCGAGAGCCTCGGCGCGGGTCTGCCCCCAAACGATAAGTTTGGCCAGCATGCTGTCGTAATTGGGCGGCACCTGGTAGCCCGGATAAACGTGCGAATCCACGCGCACGCCCGGCCCGCCCGGCGGCAGGAAAAGCTCAATACGTCCGGGCGACGGCCGAAAATCATTTTCCCAATCTTCGGCATTGATGCGGAATTCGATGGCGTGGCCGTTGGTCTTGATGTCGCTTTGCTGAAAAGCCAGCGGCAAACCAGCGGCGATCTTTATTTGCTCTTTGATCAAATCAATGCCGGTCACACATTCCGTCACGCAATGTTCGACCTGAATACGCGTGTTCATTTCCATAAAATAAAAATCGCTGCGGGCGTCAACTAAAAACTCGACAGTGCCCGCGCCCTCGTAATGCACAGCCCGCGCCGCTTTGACCGCCGCCTCGCCCATTTTGGCGCGCACAACGGGCTGGAGAAAAACCGAGGGCGCTTCCTCAATGAGCTTTTGGTGGCGGCGCTGCACCGAGCAGTCGCGTTCGCCCAGCCAGACCACCCTGCCGTGCTGGTCAGCTAAAATCTGCATTTCGATATGCCGCGGCTGGAGAATATATTTTTCCAGATACACACCGCCGTTGCCAAAACAGGATTTGGCCTCTTCCGACGCCGCGGCAAAAAGTTTGGCCAGCTCGTCCGCTTTCTCCACCAGACGCATACCGCGCCCGCCGCCGCCGGCCGTAGCCTTGATGAGCGCCGGATAGCCGATCTCCTCGGCGGCCTGCCGCGCCGTTTCCGCGTCAGGAATAAGATCTTTTGAGCCGGGCACGCAGGGCACGCCGGCCGCCTGCATAGTTTTGCGGGCATTGGCTTTGTCGCCCATAGCGTTGATCGCCCGCACCGACGGCCCGATAAATTTGATATTGTGCGCCTGACAGACTTCCGCAAAAGCCACGCTTTCGGCCAAAAAACCGTACCCCGGGTGTATCGCATCGGCGCCGGTCATTTCCGCAACGGCCATCAAGTGGGGAATATTTAAATAACTATCCCGGGCTGGCGCGGGGCCGATACAGTACGCTTCGCCGGCCATACGCACATGCAGACTCTCGCGGTCAGCTTCGGAGTACACGGCTACCGTAGCCACATTTAATTCCTGACAGGCGCGGATGATCCGCACCGCAATTTCGCCGCGGTTGGCGATCAAGATCTTTTTAAACATTTTCGCCCTTTCTTAGCATCTAAAACAAACCGGGGGAAAATTATAACAAACATTAGCTTATTGAGCGAACAGCTTGGCGCGTCGTAAACACTCCGCGGCAAACATTTTCTGGTTTTCGCGTAATTTTTAGGTAAAATTAAAGAAAAGGGGCAGTATCGTAAAATCCTGCCCCTTTTTCGCCAAATCTCCGCGCTAAAACTATTTAAACATCAGATAATCCATACAGCCAAAAGCTCCCATAAACCCTAGACCGGCGCACACACCATACTCCAAACCACCGGCAGACATATCCATATCTAACTGCTTCGCAAAACGCACGATTAGCCAGCAAGCCACAAACACCAATGCTACGAATAACAGCATTGCCTCCCTCGCTTTCTCCCCCAAGGCATAACCACGCCGCATTCATAATCAGTCATAACAGGGATACTCTAGTACAGTATTATAATAACACAATACGGATTTTTGTCAAGCGAAATTTTATGAAAAAGCACGCTCAGGACAGCCAATATACGGGTTTTCAGCGCAAATAAGGCAAAAATGCCGCGCTTTAAGTTACCAGCAGCGTGCTGTCAAGGCCCCGGCTTCGTCCGTCAGCCCGAACTAAATTATTAACATAGCATCGCCAAATGAAAAAAAGCGGTAACGCTGCCTGATCGCTTCTTGATAAACGGACAAAATTTTTTCGCGGCCGGCCAGCGCGGACACCAGCAAAAGCAGCGTCGATTTGGGCAGATGAAAATTAGTTATCAGGGCGTCAACGGCCTGAAATTGATACCCCGGGTAAATATAAATGTTGGTTTGGCCATGCAGAGGCGTTGCCGGCAACGTCTCTGCATGGCCTGATACCACAGTTTCCAGGACGCGCGCGGACGTGGTGCCGACGGCGATCACGCGTCCCCCTCGCGCGCGGCATTCCCGCACCGCCCGCAGCGTTTCCTCCGGGCAAAAATATTCCTCAGCATGAATATTGTGTTTCCGTATATCAGCGGTCTGCAGCGGCTGAAAAGTGCCGGGTCCGACGTGCAAAGTAACAAAAGCGCTGGCCGTGCCTTTGGCCTTGATCCTGTCCAGCAATTCTTGCGAAAAATGCAGTCCGGCGGTCGGCGCGGCGGCGGCGCCCGGCGTTCTGGCGTAGACCGTCTGATAACGCTCGGCTAATTCTAAGCGGCCACTGACTGTAAGCCCGTCAGGGACTGTAAGCCCGCTAGGGAGCGTAGCATCCTGCGAATACGTCAGCGAAGTGGCCGCTTTAATATACGGCGGCAAAGGCGTTTGGCCGTAACGCAAAAGTTTTTCCCCAAAATCGCCGGCAAAAGAAAATTCCACGCGCCGCCGTCCATCCGGTAATTTTTCTAAAATCACCGCCGTGAAATCCGCGCCGAAACGCACCGCGCTGCCGCACGCCAAACGCCGCCCGGGTTTGACCAGCGCTTCCCAGTGAGCAGCGTCAAGCTGTTTCAGCAAAAAAATTTCGCAGCGTCCGCCGGTTGTTTTTTGTCCCAGCAGACGCGCCGGCAGAACTTTAGTGTCGTTGAAAACCAGCAGATCCTGAGGATTAAGATAATCCACGATATCGCGGAAATATTTATGCTCCAGAGAATTATTTTCCCGCCGCAAGACCAGCAAACGCGAATCCTCTCTCCGCGCGGCGGGAGCCTGCGCGATCAATTCCGGCGGCAGCGCATATTCATACAGGTCTGCGGAGAATTCTCCGGTCATTACTGTTTGTTGAAGTACTTTTTGAAATCGTCAGGATTGACGTTATTGATAAATTCCTGAAATTTGGCGGTCTCTTCTTTGTCTTTTTCAGAATTAACCATTTTGGCGCTGAGCATTACGTTTTCCAGCACAAAAATCGGCGAGCCAGTGCGCACCGCGACAGCAATAGCGTCCGAAGAACGGCAGTCGATCTTTAGCACATCTTTGGCGCCTCTGGGACGGATCTCCAGCACCGCGTAAAAAGTATCCTCTTTGTGGTCGACGATCACCACTTTTTCCAGAGCGGCCTGCATTTGCGTAAAAATATCGGCGATCAGGTCATGGGTCATTGGCCGCGGCGATTTGAAATCCTGCAAAGCCATGGCGATAGCGCCGGCCTCGAACATGCCGATCCAGATCGGCAGAAAATTGCGCTCCTCGCTGTCCTTCAAAAGAACTATCGGTGACATATTGCGCGGGTCAAAACCCAGGCCGCTCAATTCCATCTGGATCATTACTTAGCCCCTGGCTCTGGCGGCGATCTGCGCAAAAGCGGCGCTGTCGGCAATCGCCAAATCCGCCAGAATTTTGCGATCCAGCTTAATATTGGCCTTTTTTAAGCCGCCGATAAATTTGGAATAAGAAAGCCCCAGCTCCGCCAGCGCGGCGCTCAATCTCTGTATCCACAACGCGCGAAACTCCGCTTTCTTTTTGCGGCGGTCGCGGTAGGCCTTGACGCCAGCTTTAATCGCGCGGACATTGGCTGAAGCCTTGAAAAGCTTCTTGCCCGCGCCGCGAAAACCTTTGGTGCGTTTAAAAACTTTTTTCTTTTTTTGTCTGGCAACATTGCCGCGTTTAACTCTCATTTTCCTGCCTCTCCTTCAGCGCGCCGCTACAAATACGGCAGCATTACTTTTAATTTTTGCAGATCGGTTTTATGCACTGGCTGCAATTTGCTCAATTTCTTTTTGTTTTTCGGTTTTTTACATTCGCGCAAATGGGCGCTGCTGCCCGGCTGGCGCAGAACTTTGCCGCTGCCAGTTGCCCGGAAACGCTTGGCGGCGGATTTTCTGGTTTTCATTTTAGGCATTTTTGTTCTCCTTTGTTTCCGTCTCAGGCGCGGCAATTCGTATTTCCGCGGCGGGCTCGATCACTCTCTTGCGCCCGGGCACGATCACTATCGACATCTGGCGGCCAAGCAGCTTAGGCGTCAGCGTCGGGCTGTCTGTCCAGCCCAAATCCGCAATGTCCTCCAGATACCGCGCGATAAGCGCATGCCCCAGTTCCTGATGCGTGCCCTCGCGGCCTTTAAAAAATACGGTCAGTTTTACTTTGTAGCCTTTAGTCAAAAACTCCCGGCCGTGTTTCACACGCACCGCGAAATCATGCTGACCGATGCGCGGCGTTAATTTTAATTCTTTTAAAACATTGGTTTTATTATTGCTTTTTTTATTCGCGTCTTTTTGTTTTTTTTCTTTTTTATAACGATACTGGCCGTAATCCAAAATCTTGGCGACCGGCGGCTCAGAATTGGGCGATACCAAGAATAAATCCAACCCTGCCTCTTTGGCCTGCGCGAGAGCCTCGCCTTTGTCCAGCAGTATCTGCTGACCGTCGTCTAAAATCAATTTGACCTTTTCCGCGCGGATATACTGATTGAGCAGTTCGTTGGGCTTAATCTTACGCACCTCTTTCTTTAGCTAGGCTCAATATTATAGAGAGCAGGCAAGTTAGTGTCAACGCGGTTTTATCAGCTCAAAAAATTTGCAACAAATCTAAACAACTAACGATAAATTGTTATACATAGATACAATCTTTCTAAAAAGTAGGATATAGTATCATTAATAATGTTGGAGAAAAAAATTAATAATTATTAATTACTCGAACTTCACAAGCACATAGCGCTAAGTTGCCCCCCCCCCCCCCCGACAAAACTGATTGCCTAATAAACCTCTTAAATAGTTCCAGAATTATCACTCTGTACCAGGTGATAATCTCAAACGATTTTAATCGCCTCGAAGCACGCGCGAACGGAGGTGATCGTAAAATGCTGTAATCAATTTAATTTAATCAGAATTTGTGTCAGGTTTTTTTTAAAAAATAAAAAATAGGAGGTAATAATTATGTCATTAGGAAAAATAAATGGAACAGGATTAAATACGGATATTTTTAGAAATTTTTATCAGGGTCAGGCTGCTTGGCCGAAACCAGAGCCAAAAGAGGTAACTCTCGTTGAGTTTAATACTGATTTATTGAATCCCCCGCCTCTCTCCCTTGGTGTTTTCAATAGGCCATTCAGCGAATCAGAACTTTTGTCTGCCGAAACAATTTTTCCAAGCACAACGGAAGGAAACCAAATTGACGCTAACGGGATCAATCCGTCAAAAGCGCTAGCGGAACTGGTGGACACTAAAAAGCAAGCACAGCTACCAGTACAACAAACACAGATCATGGAAGAATCGCCCGATAAGATCGATGTTGTGCCAGAAACTGTAAGGCCCGCGGTCAATTTAGGTTTAAATTCTGTGCCGGAGTATGGTTTTAATTTTTATTCTACGAAATCCGGGTTTAGTTCTTATTCACCAACCACTACTACCGACGAAGGAATGGACGCTATAGGAACTGTGGGTTCCTTGACTATACCGTTCAATCCGCATAGCGATGGCTCTCAGGTAAATGGCTCATTTACTATTCTCGGCAAACAGGGATTGAGACTGGATGGCGGTTACGCCAATAAATATTTTTCCGCCAACGGTAATTTCAGCTATTTTTACCCGGAAAGCGCTCGTATTATAGGTCTGTCCGGCAATGCTGAGGGCCGAGCGAATGTGAATGACATACTGGGAGATCTCTTCGGATTGAGTTTTGTGGACAGGATACCTGTTCAAATTGATTTGCTGGGGAAAGGCGGTTTTGGCTATACCAAGACTAAAAAAAGAGCCGCTATACATCGCTCTACTCCGCGGCGTACAGAAACCCCGTCAGAAACGGATTCCCTGCCAGGCCTGGCCGCAAAGCTGAATATTCCGCTGTCCGCTTTGGAAACAGCAAGCGGGGTAGGCACAGCCCAGCAGATTGAGACTAATAATTATTCTCTGGCGCCGGACAGCCAAAACGCGCCTACGCCTATCATCGATAAGA from Candidatus Margulisiibacteriota bacterium harbors:
- a CDS encoding bifunctional nuclease family protein is translated as MIQMELSGLGFDPRNMSPIVLLKDSEERNFLPIWIGMFEAGAIAMALQDFKSPRPMTHDLIADIFTQMQAALEKVVIVDHKEDTFYAVLEIRPRGAKDVLKIDCRSSDAIAVAVRTGSPIFVLENVMLSAKMVNSEKDKEETAKFQEFINNVNPDDFKKYFNKQ
- the nusB gene encoding transcription antitermination factor NusB — encoded protein: MGKRSTARRLAMQVLFQLDAGQNDLDFLLEQSARRERLIPETVRFAGELASGAREHLAELDKYIVEKSIGWSLARITSVDRAILRLAVYEIRFLRTPPSVAIDEAVELAKKFSTAESAKFVNGILGGLAEKK
- the rpmI gene encoding 50S ribosomal protein L35; this translates as MPKMKTRKSAAKRFRATGSGKVLRQPGSSAHLRECKKPKNKKKLSKLQPVHKTDLQKLKVMLPYL
- a CDS encoding S-adenosylmethionine:tRNA ribosyltransferase-isomerase codes for the protein MTGEFSADLYEYALPPELIAQAPAARREDSRLLVLRRENNSLEHKYFRDIVDYLNPQDLLVFNDTKVLPARLLGQKTTGGRCEIFLLKQLDAAHWEALVKPGRRLACGSAVRFGADFTAVILEKLPDGRRRVEFSFAGDFGEKLLRYGQTPLPPYIKAATSLTYSQDATLPSGLTVPDGLTVSGRLELAERYQTVYARTPGAAAAPTAGLHFSQELLDRIKAKGTASAFVTLHVGPGTFQPLQTADIRKHNIHAEEYFCPEETLRAVRECRARGGRVIAVGTTSARVLETVVSGHAETLPATPLHGQTNIYIYPGYQFQAVDALITNFHLPKSTLLLLVSALAGREKILSVYQEAIRQRYRFFSFGDAMLII
- the accC gene encoding acetyl-CoA carboxylase biotin carboxylase subunit encodes the protein MFKKILIANRGEIAVRIIRACQELNVATVAVYSEADRESLHVRMAGEAYCIGPAPARDSYLNIPHLMAVAEMTGADAIHPGYGFLAESVAFAEVCQAHNIKFIGPSVRAINAMGDKANARKTMQAAGVPCVPGSKDLIPDAETARQAAEEIGYPALIKATAGGGGRGMRLVEKADELAKLFAAASEEAKSCFGNGGVYLEKYILQPRHIEMQILADQHGRVVWLGERDCSVQRRHQKLIEEAPSVFLQPVVRAKMGEAAVKAARAVHYEGAGTVEFLVDARSDFYFMEMNTRIQVEHCVTECVTGIDLIKEQIKIAAGLPLAFQQSDIKTNGHAIEFRINAEDWENDFRPSPGRIELFLPPGGPGVRVDSHVYPGYQVPPNYDSMLAKLIVWGQTRAEALERAQRALGEFVFTGVKTVIPFHKKVLSNEYFIRGDVQTDFLEKRIFHG
- the infC gene encoding translation initiation factor IF-3: MRKIKPNELLNQYIRAEKVKLILDDGQQILLDKGEALAQAKEAGLDLFLVSPNSEPPVAKILDYGQYRYKKEKKQKDANKKSNNKTNVLKELKLTPRIGQHDFAVRVKHGREFLTKGYKVKLTVFFKGREGTHQELGHALIARYLEDIADLGWTDSPTLTPKLLGRQMSIVIVPGRKRVIEPAAEIRIAAPETETKENKNA
- the rplT gene encoding 50S ribosomal protein L20, yielding MRVKRGNVARQKKKKVFKRTKGFRGAGKKLFKASANVRAIKAGVKAYRDRRKKKAEFRALWIQRLSAALAELGLSYSKFIGGLKKANIKLDRKILADLAIADSAAFAQIAARARG